The Camelina sativa cultivar DH55 chromosome 18, Cs, whole genome shotgun sequence DNA window gaccgacgcatgctcgacatcacgcggaaaccctaatcgcatcgatcgacgcctccacatggcatcgaccgatgctcatagGCCAAtccgcgccgtcctcgcactagcatcgaccgacgcacataatgcatcgaccgatgcacatgtcgagcatcgttttcccgaagcttctcgctggatcttcgttccCTCAACCAaaagactcgatcccaagccacaagaaagcttcctaacgcctcaaataacattctaacaatcctaacaacacataaacaaacatatcagaggaatctccagcttagataagccatggtcatccacttacctttgccactgaagattctgaaccacaaacaagcaagaacacgctcctaggaagctcctacaacgatctcagctacagatctctacagaaacgcctccaatctctcaaaactcaccaagaacacttagaactcttttctctcttctttactcTCTGAAAACGGCTAaaactcgccgaatgagacaaacatacgacttaagggttttccttttccctttgcccaaaacgcagcgtttaacttaagtcaaaacgcagaataATTAACcttcatcgaccgatgctcctccagcatcgactgatgctcttccagcatcgaccgatgctcctccaacatcgaccgatgcacatccccaaaccgggatttcggttcacggatgttacagtaaggcaatcctcccatctactgggctatacacacaagcaatagagatactctaaccatcaaacaacgatccacaaacaaaccaaactctacatcgatcgacacaaggcttgcatcgaccaacaccatgTGGGGACTGCATCAACCGATGTttccattgcatcgaccgacgcatgctcgacatcacggGAAAACCCTAATTACACCTACTgatgcctccacatggcatcgaccgatgctcttagGTCAAACCGCGCCGTCCTCGTACTTGCATCGACCggcgcacaaagtgcatcgaccgatgcacatgccgagcatcattttccccaaagcttctcggcggatctttgttcctgcaaccacaagactcgatcccaagccaatAGAAAGCCTCACACGAACCTAACCAACGTTCTAACAAACCAAACAACCCATAAtcaaacagatcagagaatctccagcttagataagccatggtcatgcaatTACCTTGCCacagaagattctgaaccacaacaagcaagaacacgctcctaggaagctcctataACGATTTccgctacagatctctacagaaacgcctccaatctcccaaaactcaccaagaacaccaagaaaactctttctctcttttgtttctctcaaaagcggccaaagtcgactaatgagacaaaagaatcgatttaatggttttctttttccctttgcccaaaacgcagcatttaaCTTAAGTTAAAACGCagaaactgaacctgcatcgaccgatgctcctccagcatcgaccgatgcacatcccCAAACcaggattttggttcgcggatgttacagttaCTAAAATTGATGGCTCAGAatacattttgaataaaaaatatattacataatatactaatcaatgatgtatgaCCAACATAGAGAAAACTtcggctctgccctcatcccttatagagagaaccttgtttCCATTCTCCTCCATTATGGAGAGGACCTTGGCTCTCCCTTCCTCCCTTGGCGAGATAatcttgcatccaacctcctccacctttcttccttggggagataaccttgtattcaaccttctccaccatagagagatcCTCGGCtttgccctcctcctgtgtgaaAAGAACATGTTcatgtctttttgctatctcaaaatggcttactccgacaaccaatgaaagtaaaaacatttttctaacgtcacaaaatattttaattgtaactAATGTTAagtttcccaatgtattcgtggaagtgtctttaacacaccatgatgtagcctttgtCTCTGTAATGCCTTAACCGCCATCTTGCTTAGTGAACTCGtatccactctcagtccatgggctcACTTAGGAAAGTGGACCCTACATCTATTCCTGACccgtggacccacccatattcgatggccggtttgttatgtttgggaggctttaaaaacttctttaacgaccctacaaatcaacaaatgatcttttcctgtgttttgtcctcattcgcacagtttcgacaatcacttaCAGGAAGaccacccatcatgaagttcctTGAGGATCATTGACCAAAACAATAAGttcattttggtgacatataaagccaaatcaattcttttaaatctttccgcaaaccagggtgtcacagtctttgagctcttATAGAACTATCAACagcgatttatgtttttccagtCTATCtgtctatgtttgttgtaaccttgtgtttttgattagCCAGTTTTATtcatccattaggttgatgagcttctatttgttatctccctttgggattgaatgaataatggtaacaattatgtttgcaaaaaaaaagaagggtttatgaccaaccaatcaaggttgagaaattagaaaaaaattaatttgacataattacataaacaatacaaaattataagcatggtaatatatgaatttcaaataattcaaagatgaaaatataaattaaataaaatacagtattaagagaagaagacgcatatattaatcattttggggtcaacatattaatcttacctattccaaaaagaaaaaggagaaagtaggagaaaattttggtttaaaagaaatatgaaaaatttatcTTCCCATTTGAAAAAACATTCTCGATTAAAAGAAGTTGAAAgtagtgtttttgaataaattattaaaagatGAGACGGTCTATGTTTATAttgaagtgagtatttacaaaatttagaattaatatttaactgtatattttctttaatccctttttctattttttgtagaattaataacttaaaattaaaaataagtaaataatattataatttcgaattttatgaaatatatatatatatataatctccttataattattttaaaaactttgtattttttataaatttctgtAGTTTTCGatagttatttttttacattattaatatttttaaaaacaaaatattttatttttgttgtattgtaatcaaatttctcctattaaatattaatttttatatatgtcaaaatctgatATTTATAACTtgatacatgtcaaaattttgttaatggctaactttcaaaacccaactttagtTAATAAGATTAttcagttaaaattttaaatttgttatagtatagaattataataatataaaatatgtcacTAACGAAACACGTGAAatgataaacatatattttatacactTTTTGTAAATTGCATATAGTTGTAAATAAGTCTTTaatgttaaataataatttaaagtgttgatatttatttgtaaacataactatttttataaataattttaaatttttatatttatttgaatagtaaaaatttaattatgtaaatcttaaaaataaattgttactTTGATAAATGTACTTCTAGATTAATAATAGGGAATAGGTGTATgaggagaaaaaagaagaggaataataataattattattattattataattataataatattattatattaataataataagggaATTTACGAATAAAGGAATAAGGAATAATATAAATAGAGATGAGACGAGATAGTGGTTTCTTATTCAGGGCCATGCAGCAGAAGCAGGAGCAGCACATGCTCCGTTTCTCTAACTCATCCACCTTTATCAACATTGATTCTCTAAGATCATCCATCAATATAGATATGTCTTTTCAAGTTTCGATATGTGCGTGGGAATATCGCGTTCCCCCTCTGATATTTTTTCTAGTTGGGACGATGCTGACACATATGAGATTTGACATGTCCATATGTATATGttcttcaaataaaataaaaaaggttttgtttATAGGGTAATCGTCGTAAAtactactaaaataaatttttattccaaaaataccataatttatttattttttccaaaaatatcattaaaatgtaaatttttccaaaaataccacctaattgaattaaatttctaatactaaaaactaattcctaaattctaaatattaaaccTTACCTctaaaaactatactctaaaactaaatgtgtcaacccaaacctaaaaaaaatctacatccttaaaaatcaattttttgtgtttgtgataattttggaaaaaaaaaattttatggtatttttggaaaaaaaccaaaaatgtgctatttttgcaaaaaaaaaaattaatggtataaaaagaaatttttcaTGTTTATATCTACCGACGATAAAGATTTATGAGAATATTTAATATCATCTAAATAGCATCGATGGGGTACAGTCCGTCTAGATTAAATGGAAGCTGTAGTGCTGTACTATAATTGTCTATTTTTAAAGTATTGTATAAAAACATGCATTTATATATTCGTTCTTTTCAAATTAACATTTCCTTACATAAAGATATATTATCAAGATTTAAATATAATTgctaatttaaaattatgaaattctCCTAGAAAAGACAAAGTCGTTACACCACTAATCTCGGAATATCGTTTCATCTGTTTCAATTCTTGGAGTGATTAGAAGAAAACATCAtcaatcatattatatatactttctcCTAGAACATGAGCTGTGAAATCCAGGATGTTGAATGCAGGTAAGCGACAAGACATGGTGATCGAAATTACAAACCAATGAAGATTCTTCatgacaaaataatttttttgcatatatcagtactttaattttctattacattatttttattttaaaacatagctttattcatctatatatattctgaacaacttaatttaaaaaaagtttctattttatataacttacttAATATATTTACTATAATCTTATTTATAGCAATGTGCACTGGATAATGCGGTTACGGCCACTTTATTAGAGATGATTAATTAAGCCTTAAAACCAggaaaattatattcttttgatttgattatatgCCTCTTGCTAAAAATATAGAGCTACATTTCTTTAgaattgcattttttaaacatttgatACCAtcagtgaaaagaaaaaaaaatttgataccATCACACTATGTCTTGACTCAAGACTAACGcttttcaataaattattacTTAAAGAAACTTTAATTATGACAAATGTTACTATATGATATCCAAAATAGTTCGCCAACTCATCATATATCTTCATCAACTTGCCTTGCATATAAAACTCATTATACGTGTTGAGTCACATATCTACAAGTAAATGACTTTggaatatacaaaataaatattacctTAGAGATCacatcttttctattttttgggAGGGTAAAGTAGAGATCACAACTTCTTACAAAGGTAAGTGATTCCAAAGGCATATCTCCCGTTTGTGTATAATCTTATCATTTGTTTAAAACCCCTCTCCATGCATTcattttgtttctatatttattggttCCTTTGTAAGTTTCCTGACTATTAATCATCTCTCTATCTAGCAAAGTGAGTTAGTACGTACGTATAAATATAGAGAGAGCGTCCAAGCAGAGAAATGGGTTTGCGCTCCTTCATATCCACCATCACATACTGTTTGTTCCTTCGCTATCCACACAGGAAGCCAAATCTCAAAAGTCTGAGCCACCTCAACTATTACCACACCACGCCAATGGCTCACCCACTTTCTTTACAGGTATTCTCTTTTCTTACCTCTTTTTATCAACCAcaattttcatgtatatatatagtttagtcTCAAGTTGACCCTATGATCACAGTTAGATTTTCATGATTAATATGGTAACTATATGCCTATATCTTTCAAAGCGTTCTTTTTCTGATATATGCTTACTGAAACGAAGAGTGCAACTGATTTTGCTTTTAGGGAAAGAGAGGTATGAATTTGTTTAGTTTGTGGTGATGCATGGTATTTGGTAGAGGAGCTCTATGTAGGCATGTAGCTATGTTGTTTTAACCAATTAAGGAAAACGGctagataagaaaaaaaaaacttggcaaATCAATTAAGTTGTTTTAACTAAACATATGTATAGATTTACTTTTTTATCACCAACTAAGTTGTTTTAACTaaacatatgtatattaaattttcaaacacGATAGCTAATCTCCTTAACTATTTTAATCTATCGTTTATAAGGAAAACGGctagacaagaaaaaaaaacttggcaaATCAGATTCTCGCAAAAAGAATACTTTTCCTTTGGCTgtataaattttactttttgattttgattgattCGTTAATGGGAATCGGACAAAACTGAAACGAAGTGTCATAAGTTTGTCTCACTAGTGGATGTTGctatgattatatatatcctCTGGCTGATTCAGCAGGGAGTTGGTCGTTTAAATAATTGTTCATGTAATTACACTATTTAATTTCTTTGATCACATATATTAGTACTTATTAGTTTGTAATATATGAATGGTGCTAACAGACGATAGACCTGAAAGTAAGGATGTGCTGCAGTGGATGCGAGAGGGTGGTCAAGCATGCCATTTACAAGCTGAGAGGTAATGTCATTATAATCTAATGttctattaaaaaataacttattagctattactttttcttctattaGATGTTTCCCTTAAATACACGattaataaaaaacattatgtaataCTGTATAGTATAAATTATGGTCATAGAATAattactttatattttctagaaattttataatatagaaagaaaaattgctaaaacatgcatcctatatatatataaaagatgaaGTAACATTGTCAATATCAAAATAGTAACTAAACGGGCGTTGTGTTGGTTGTGGTGAAGGGGTGGACTCGGTGGAGGTGAACCTGGAGATGGAGAGAGTAACGGTGGTTGGGTACGTGGAGAGGAAGAAGGTGCTCAAGGCGGTGAGAAGAGCTGGTAAGCGAGCCGAGTTCTGGCCGTACCCGGACATGCCTCGCTACTTCACTTCCTCCGACCATTACTTCAAAGATACCACCCGTGAGTTCAGGGAGAGCTACAACTACTATCGCCATGGCTACAATCTTAGCGACCGTCATGGTCATATCCATGTTACGAACCGTGGCGACGACAAAGTGAGCAACTTTTTCAATGACGACAACGTCCACGCCTGTCGCCTTATGtgatcttcctcttttttaGGGTATCTACGGGTTTCTGCATGTTGTATCGTCTATAGTGttgattaattagttttttaatgCATAAGCATATAAAAGCAAGAGTAAAAGAAACTTGCATACATGATATCCTCAACTTATTCCTAGAGCTATTCTTCAGATTAAGAAATTGATGTAGTATTTTATGGTCAAATCAACAAAGACTCAAAATCACACAATAGATCAATACAGGAATATTGACATTTCGTTGCGTCCAAAAAACACTATCTATTATAAAAGATCCATCACTTTTGATAGCGGTTTTGGCATTGTTATCgtttcttaataaaatatagcatttttttctattcattCGTTATAATCAACAATAGCAATTATACTTTGCTATTAATTGTTACACcaaattttatagaaattaCAATTTACCACAATACTTTATTAGTTTTTGGATAATTTGACAAACTAAACAGAAAAatgccaaaattttattatatttatataaaacaatggTACAAAATATCATTACAAAGTAAAAGTacatattagaaaataagttcaGAAAACTCTTGTAAACTCCATGAATTTTCCACACTCTTGGACCTCTAATCTTTGAAACTTCTTTGATATCATCACGTAATCAACTTCAACATGTCTTGTGTTCTTTAAACCACCTACTGCCCCAATAACCATATATGAACACATCAGAAATTAAAGAGCCTGAAGATATGAGAGACTAAAGAAAATTTAGACTAACGTGTACCATAGAGAAGAACACCACAAGTTCAGATCAGTATGAGACCTTCCCCCACCACAACCTCTTCCTTTGAAAACCAATCCAGTATTTGGCACCTAGTTCCTTCTTTGCTTACTTTGAAATCTGCAAACAAAGACTAGTTAATACAACATGATACTTGACATAAACATGGCACAAAGTTAAATCAACTGAAAAAAACTTATAGAAGAGAAActtataagaaaacaaacttaAGCAATCTGAGTTTCTCATTTAATAACTCACCAATGAATCCACTATGGCTTGTCTTCAGGAGTAATAGTTTCAAAGTACTTAGAAACCTCAATCCCGacagaaaacgaaaaaaaacatcaatggAAGATACAACTTAGCTTCttagataatcaaaataaggcAAGAAGAAGACTTCCGCATGATAACTACACCCAAACTAGTAGAAAGATTAAACCCTAACCTCGAATCTGACTTCACCTCAAATAGATCTAAAACAGTCTTCACGATCTGTTGTGTCAATCCTCACCATA harbors:
- the LOC104760111 gene encoding heavy metal-associated isoprenylated plant protein 21, with amino-acid sequence MGLRSFISTITYCLFLRYPHRKPNLKSLSHLNYYHTTPMAHPLSLQTIDLKVRMCCSGCERVVKHAIYKLRGVDSVEVNLEMERVTVVGYVERKKVLKAVRRAGKRAEFWPYPDMPRYFTSSDHYFKDTTREFRESYNYYRHGYNLSDRHGHIHVTNRGDDKVSNFFNDDNVHACRLM